One region of Archocentrus centrarchus isolate MPI-CPG fArcCen1 chromosome 6, fArcCen1, whole genome shotgun sequence genomic DNA includes:
- the LOC115782022 gene encoding uncharacterized protein LOC115782022 translates to MHKKVVFYPGKTCVVFRKGPLGYLLQDPSDEARRIKDNTKLQNKSVPMREDLVHQNALTVVRHRGGDASDRREVQGEYILQFGKYKGKSFRWLLENDVGYTMYLIKSLQEEEAAGIAMAERHSKDSLQSFVQYALSFTEIKSLQDYEASRVSAAAEVSSEDDQLVGFGLRSKSTWKEIWDGRGDGYVAFIMEKSCIQGTRMYKLQQYLRKKRQSASASTRTSTKPIGMDDDKELEEAMLSVSPEKLEANSFTVPAAAAAAEVPTPRVPSGAKTAPSAALSIPPSDTTTELQASSADGAASKDEKSKVPVPVPKELSFLLKETTDQTQGPESNPGPSTSVACTSVRKVLTFEDSNEDGVEKAGYHWVDRDCCAPFKIPDCITGENLDWDAWKTTPAIIAAATSGPLANSCASRTNYNPNIVVKLDLFHCLRRFSRECTSEHHPLNLVIPKTLHIMNTVHAFCIGVTAFIFLTFLFYLCYNKYDCVGDNPNYLAKTAPLLNDCGRCGAKTQTPPQGGGTSPRLSAQLSKDNSPATQEGSRHVPKVARGAACHQKSRQIFRLPAAQTGLSPKAPALLQRRRGQCLQSEYLHSQVYVY, encoded by the exons ATGCACAAGAAAGTTGTATTCTACCCAGGTAAAACCTGTGTGGTGTTCCGCAAGGGGCCACTCGGATACCTCCTCCAAGACCCGTCAGATGAAGCTCGGCGGATAAAAGACAACACCAAACTTCAGAACAAGTCTGTACCAATGAGGGAGGACCTGGTACATCAGAATGCTCTGACTGTGGTCCGTCACAGAGGAGGGGATGCCTCCGACAGGCGTGAGGTGCAAGGAGAGTACATCCTGCAGTTTGGaaaatataaaggaaaatctTTCCGGTGGCTTCTGGAAAATGATGTTGGGTACACCATGTATCTGATCAAAAGTCTCCAGGAGGAAGAGGCTGCAGGGATCGCCATGGCTGAAAGGCATAGTAAGGATAGCCTGCAGTCATTTGTACAGTATGCCCTCAGTTTTACGGAGATAAAGTCTCTTCAGGATTATGAGGCCAGCAGAGTGAGTGCTGCAGCAGAAGTCTCCTCTGAAGATGATCAGCTTGTTGGCTTTGGCTTACGATCTAAGAGCACATGGAAGGAGATTTGGGATGGCAGAGGTGATGGCTACGTGGCCTTTATCATGGAAAAGAGCTGCATTCAAGGAACACGGATGTATAAGCTGCAGCAGTACTTGCGCAAGAAGCGTCAGTCTGCCTCAGCTAGCACAAGGACCTCCACCAAACCCATTG GAATGGATGATGACAAAGAGTTGGAGGAGGCAATGCTGAGTGTCTCACCTGAAAAACTTGAAGCCAACAGCT TTactgtgccagcagcagcagcagcagcagaagtacCCACACCCAGAGTGCCTTCAGGAGCAAAGACAG CTCCCTCTGCGGCACTGTCCATACCCCCTTCCGACACAACTACTGAACTTCaagcatcatcagctgatg GTGCAGCCTCAAAAGATGAGAAGAGCAAGGTTCCTGTGCCTGTACCAAAGGAGCTGTCGTTTCTACTGAAGGAGACCACAGATCAAACACAAGGGCCTGAGTCAAATCCAG GGCCCAGCACAAGTGTTGCTTGCACATCTGTGCGCAAAGTTCTCACTTTTGAAGACAGCAATGAAGATGGAGTGGAAAAGGCAGGATACCACTGGGTGGACAG GGATTGCTGTGCACCGTTTAAGATCCCGGACTGCATCACTGGTGAAAATCTAGACTGGGATGCCTGGAAAACCACTCCTGCTATTATTGCTGCAGCCACATCTGGACCACTGGCAAACTCTTGTGCCTCTCGAACAAATTATAATCCAAACATTGTTGTTAAACTGGACTTGTTCCACTGCCTGAGGCGATTTTCACGAGAATGCACCTCTGAGCATCACCCTCTGAATCTTGTTATTCCTAAAACACTTCACATAATGAATACAGTCCATGCTTTTTGTATAGGAGTTACAGCTTTTATCTTTCTAACCTTTCTGTTCTATTTATGTTATAATAAATATGACTGCGTAGGAGATAATCCAA ACTATCTGGCGAAGACAGCGCCGCTCCTTAACGATTGCGGCCGCTGCGGGGCGAAAACCCAGACTCCACCTCAGGGAGGTGGGACCTCCCCGCGTCTCTCAGCCCAGCTCAGCAAAGACAACAGCCCAGCAACCCAGGAAGGATCACGACATGTACCCAAGGTGGCCAGAGGGGCTGCTTGTCACCAG aaatcccGCCAGATTTTCCGGCTTCCAGCCGCTCAGACAGGCCTCAGTCCGAAGGCGCCGGCGCtcctgcagaggaggagggggcagTGCTTGCAGAGCGAGTACCTGCACAGCCAAGTCTATGTTTACTaa